The sequence TGCCGATCGAGCCGGCGCCCACGCTACCGACATCCGAGATTTTGGCGCCAATCAACGCGGCCGGGTTGCCGACGCCGGCGATCAGGCCGCACGGAAAGCTCCCTGCCGCCGAATGATAGTTGTGCATCGCAATGCCGATCTGCTTCATATTGTTCTGGCATTGCGCCCGCCAAGCCGCCTGTCGGGCAGCCTGCACCGCTGGCAATAGAAGCGCGATCAAAATACCGATGATCGCGATCACCACCAACAGCTCGACTAACGTGAAACCTGTTCGATTTGCTCGCCGAGACATGTGAATCACCTTTTTCTGATCCTCGTGCTCCAGTTCCTCTTGGCCGGAGACGGCGCCACTCTGCTGTTCCGCGTACCACGAACCTCCCGCGAGCGCTTTCCGACCCCCCAGACAGCGATCGCGACGGGCTTCCCGACTCCAAACCGCGGGCCGATGATTGCCTCTTTGGCGCCGCGACCTGAGTCAACAACTCTAGCGCTTGAATCTAAAATCAGAGAGATGAGTCAAGACAAGCAAGCGCTAAGCAACGGAAAGCCCTGTCAATTCCGCAGTCTACTGGCAGCACAACCGCTGTCAAGCAATTTGACGGATTCACCAAGATTTTAAGATTTCCGCGAGAGCCAGGTTTTGGTTAGCTTCCAAAGCAAATCTCCAAAAGAGAAGTTCCAGCCCGACTAGACTGGCCGTGACACGGTCCCACAAATCCTCCAGTTTTTCACCTGTCCATGAGCGCGACGGCAACACCGCTTCACATGCCTGGTCCGGCCGCGCCTCCCCGCCACTGGGAGTCTTGGGCAATCTGGTTTGCCGTATTCATCGCGCTGGCGATCTGGAACTGGGACACGATCGACTCCCCTCCCACCCGCGATCAGGCGGTGGGCCATTGGATGGAAGCCAACTACCTGGCCGAAACGCGGTTTGACTTCCGCAGCCTGCTGGACGAGGAAGGCGAGCGACTCGGCGGACCACGACTCTATCTCGTTTCGATCCTGCCGTCCCTCATCGCCGCCACCATGCTGCTCACCGGGTCGGCGACCGCCACGCTGGTGCTGTACCATCTCTTTACGTATGCCTGCGCCAGCCTGATGGTCCTCTTCACGTTCCAAATGGCGCGCCCCCTGGCTGGCG is a genomic window of Pirellulales bacterium containing:
- a CDS encoding glycosyltransferase family 39 protein, which produces MPGPAAPPRHWESWAIWFAVFIALAIWNWDTIDSPPTRDQAVGHWMEANYLAETRFDFRSLLDEEGERLGGPRLYLVSILPSLIAATMLLTGSATATLVLYHLFTYACASLMVLFTFQMARPLAGALGAALVSAALVTTPLVSAQIALCGMDVPMAACGLLAARFVLRERFWLAVGAAQLGFLIKISGILITAAMLLYLVARCAWPQSGPPSRLSRRDWLVGAAITAAALALQVALFLLSLYLTNRT